The proteins below are encoded in one region of Mangifera indica cultivar Alphonso chromosome 7, CATAS_Mindica_2.1, whole genome shotgun sequence:
- the LOC123220180 gene encoding protein FAM133B-like yields MGKNQAYKAMQRARLGSSSAAPEEIEDGMVDGSFHSPEWHAARLASLKTSHTITWEEFKKKQKEDEIRKGELEADTDRMMREYRAQLDAERARKLAHGRNHSSSKSNHKKDRKDRDSKKRSSKKRKHSRRRSSDSSSSSSSSESSSSDAEERESRRSKSRSKRSKKERKHKSRTKHSDTDDEAAAGPVPLSRFFGSLKS; encoded by the exons ATGGGGAAAAACCAAGCTTACAAGGCCATGCAGCGAGCTCGCCTCGGCTCCAGCTCAGCTGCGCCAGAAGAGATCGAGGACGGCATG GTGGATGGGTCTTTTCATTCACCAGAGTGGCATGCTGCTCGTTTGGCCAGCCTTAAAACTTCTCATACAATTACCTGGGAAGAATTCAAAAAGAAGCAAAAG GAAGATGAAATAAGAAAGGGTGAACTAGAAGCAGATACTGATAGAATGATGAGAGAGTACAGAGCTCAATTAGATGCTGAAAGGGCACGTAAGCTGGCCCACGGAAGGAATCACTCTAGCAGTAAATCTAATCATAAAAAAG ATAGGAAGGATAGAGATTCAAAGAAGCGCAGCAGCAAAAAGAGAAAG CATTCAAGGCGCAGATCTTCTGATTCAAGCTCCTCAAGTTCATCCTCGGAATCTTCAAGTAGTGATGCTGAAGAAAGAGAATCAAGAAGATCAAAGTCCAGGTCTAAGAgatcaaagaaagaaaggaagcaCAAATCAAGAACCAAGCACTCTGACACTGACGATGAAGCTGCTGCTGGTCCTGTGCCACTTTCCAGATTCTTTGGGAGTCTGAAGAGTTGA